In one window of Pseudomonas chlororaphis subsp. chlororaphis DNA:
- a CDS encoding OprD family porin: MKPSTRTPYSLLPSLLAVSIASTALPVMAAESGFLEDAKVNLNLRNFYINRNFTNPGKAQGKAEEWTQSFILDAKSGFTQGTVGFGMDVLGLYSLKLDGGKGTGGTQLLPLDHDGRPADHFGRTGVAFKARLSQTEVKIGEWMPVLPILRSDDGRSLPQTFRGGQITSKEIDGLTLYGGQFRANSPRDDSSMSDMSMTGKAAFTSDRFNFQGGEYSFNDKRTQVGVWNAQLKDIYSQQYLNLIHSQPLGDWTLGANIGFFYGKEDGSARAGDLDNKTWSGLFSAKYGGHTFYVGLQKLTGDSAWMRVNGTSGGTLANDSYNASYDNAQERSWQLRHDYNFVAVGIPGLTLMNRYIKGDNVHTGTITDGKEWGRESELAYTVQSGTLKNLNVKWRNSTMRRDFSTNEFDENRLIISYPISLL, translated from the coding sequence ATGAAGCCATCCACTCGCACTCCCTATTCACTGCTGCCCAGCCTGCTGGCCGTCAGCATCGCCAGCACGGCCCTGCCGGTCATGGCCGCGGAGTCCGGCTTTCTCGAAGACGCCAAGGTCAACCTGAACCTGCGCAACTTCTATATCAACCGCAACTTCACCAACCCGGGCAAGGCCCAGGGCAAGGCTGAAGAATGGACGCAGAGCTTCATCCTCGACGCCAAATCCGGCTTCACCCAAGGCACCGTCGGGTTCGGCATGGACGTGCTGGGGCTGTACTCGTTGAAGCTCGATGGCGGCAAAGGCACCGGCGGTACCCAGTTATTGCCGCTGGATCACGACGGGCGCCCGGCCGACCACTTCGGCCGCACGGGCGTGGCATTCAAGGCCCGCCTGTCGCAGACCGAGGTCAAGATCGGTGAATGGATGCCGGTGCTGCCGATCCTGCGCTCGGACGACGGTCGCTCCCTGCCCCAGACCTTCCGCGGCGGCCAGATCACCTCGAAGGAAATTGACGGCCTGACCCTCTACGGCGGCCAGTTCCGCGCCAACAGCCCGCGTGACGACAGCAGCATGAGCGACATGTCGATGACCGGCAAAGCGGCCTTCACCTCCGACCGCTTCAACTTCCAGGGCGGCGAATACAGCTTCAACGACAAGCGCACCCAGGTCGGGGTGTGGAACGCCCAGCTCAAGGACATCTACAGCCAGCAATACCTCAACCTGATCCACAGCCAGCCGCTGGGCGACTGGACCCTGGGCGCCAACATCGGCTTCTTCTATGGCAAGGAGGATGGCAGCGCCCGCGCCGGCGACCTGGACAACAAGACCTGGTCGGGCCTGTTCTCGGCCAAGTACGGCGGCCACACCTTCTACGTCGGCCTGCAGAAACTCACCGGCGACAGCGCCTGGATGCGCGTCAACGGCACCAGCGGCGGCACCCTGGCCAACGACAGCTACAACGCCAGCTACGACAACGCCCAGGAAAGATCCTGGCAGCTGCGCCATGACTACAACTTCGTCGCGGTCGGCATCCCCGGCCTGACCCTGATGAACCGCTACATCAAGGGCGACAACGTGCACACCGGCACCATCACCGACGGCAAGGAATGGGGACGCGAGAGCGAACTGGCCTACACCGTGCAAAGCGGCACGCTCAAGAATCTCAACGTCAAATGGCGCAACTCGACCATGCGCCGCGACTTCAGCACCAACGAGTTCGACGAGAACCGCCTGATCATCAGCTACCCGATCAGCCTGCTGTAA